A part of Caretta caretta isolate rCarCar2 chromosome 1, rCarCar1.hap1, whole genome shotgun sequence genomic DNA contains:
- the LOC125636383 gene encoding olfactory receptor 52P1-like translates to MAVFNLTPSDASTFILTGIPGLEAAHVWISIPFSMFYIISLLGNFMVLFVVGKEQTLHKPMFLLFCMLALTDISMSTSVVPKALSIFWVNLKGITVGGCLTQMFFLHAASVMHSAVLVTMAIDRYVAICNPLRYATFLTNTRIAKLGLVGLTRAVLFMMPLPLLLSRLPFCANRVIPHMYCESIAVAKISCGDITVNNMYGLAMAFLVIGLDLTLIALSYSLIMRAVLRISSKEAHQKALSTCTAHICVILMSYTSFLFSNVTHRFSQAIAPHIHIILGIFYILIPPMLNPIIYGVKTKELREKVGKYICRM, encoded by the coding sequence ATGGCAGTTTTCAATCTCACCCCCTCTGATGCTTCAACATTCATCCTAACAGGCATCCCTGGCCTGGAAGCTGCCCATGTctggatttccatccctttctctaTGTTCTACATTATCAGCCTGTTGGGAAATTTCATGGTTCTGTTTGTTGTAGGCAAAGAGCAGACCCTGCACAAGCCGATGTTCCTGCTGTTCTGCATGCTGGCGCTCACAGACATCAGCATGTCTACCTCCGTTGTGCCGAAGGCACTGAGTATATTTTGGGTCAATTTAAAAGGAATTACTGTGGgtggctgcctcacccagatgttcttcctTCATGCAGCTTCTGTTATGCACTCAGCCGTCCTTGTGACAATGGCCATCGATCGCTATgttgccatatgtaaccctctgagatacGCCACCTTCCTCACCAACACACGAATAGCTAAGCTAGGGCTAGTGGGTTTGACAAGAGCTGTTCTCTTCATGATGCCCCTGCCACTGCTCCTGAGCAGGCTGCCATTCTGTGCCAACCGCGTTATCCCCCACATGTACTGCGAATCTATAGCTGTGGCAAAGATATCGTGTGGGGACATCACAGTCAACAATATGTACGGCTTGGCGATGGCGTTTCTAGTCATTGGGTTAGATCTGACCCTCATTGCCCTGTCCTACAGTCTGATCATGAGGGCTGTCCTGAGAATCTCCTCTAAGGAAGCCCACCAGAAAGCTCTCAGCACCTGCACAGCCCACATCTGTGTGATTCTGATGTCTTATacttccttcctcttctccaatgTGACCCATCGATTCAGTCAGGCCATTGCTCCCCACATTCACATCATCTTGGGCATCTTCTATATCCTCATCCCCCCCATGCTCAACCCTATCATTTATGGGGTTAAAACCAAAGAGCTTCGTGAAAAAGTAGGCAAATACATCTGCAGAATGTAA